The window GTAGATGGCCCCGGTCCCCTCCTCGTGGAGTACGCTGTCGCATGAGCAGAACAGCTTCTTTGTATCGAGCTGCTGGTGGATCTCGATACCACACATCATCTCGTAATCCTCAGACATCGATGGTCCTCCTGTCGCTCATCTCGCCTGCAAGAGGCGTCATCATGACTTTCTTCGCCTCTTCGGGAGAAGAAGTGTTGGCCAGAGCCCACATGAGTTTCACGTAGGCGGTCTCGGGGAGCATATCCCAAACCGTAATCACTCCTGCTGAAAGCATGTCCCTTCCGGTGTTGTAGACGTTCAGGTTCGTCCTTCCGTTGAGGCACTGGGAGGTCATGACTATGACCGTTCCGTTGTCGCATGCCTTCTTCAGAAGAGGGACCATGTTGGAGTTCACGTGTCCCAATCCGGAACCGGCTATGACAATCCCTTTGGACTTCATGAAGATGTCCTCGAACAGCGCGGGATCCATACCAGGATAGTACTGGAGCAGAACGCATGACTTCTCCATGGCGTTCTTCACCGTGACCTCTCCGGAGGTCACATCGTGACCCTCGATATGCATGTCTATCTTCCCGTCCTTGTCTATGTGTGCGACGGGCAGCACGTTGATGGAGTGGAATGCATCACGCCTGGAGGTGTGCATCTTCCTTACCCTTGTACCGATGTGGACTGCGAAGGAATCATCTCCGGAGGTGTCATGCATGATGACGTATACTCCGGACTTCTTTCCCTTGACGCAGAACCTGGCGCATGCCATCAGATTGCTGGATGCATCTGAGGAGGGACGGTCGGACGATCTCTGCGCACCGACCAATACGACCGGTTTCGGAACATCTCCGAGCATGAACGACAGTGCGGCAGCGGTGTATCCCATGGTATCAGTTCCGTGGGGGATGATTATACCGTCGGCTCCGTTGTCGATCTGCTTCTTGACCTCGTCGGCCAGCTGCTGCCAGTGGTCGACATCCATGTTCTCCGAGAATATGGAGAAGAGAACGGTCGCATCCACATTGGCGATCTCCCTGATCTCGGGGACCGCGTTGACCATGTCCGATGTGGACAATGCGGGGTGAACCGCTCCGGTCCTGTAATCCACATAGGATGCGATAGTTCCTCCGGTACCGATGAGCACAAGCTTGGGGAGTCCCTTCTGGAATTCCACTGGAGTCTCCTTCCTGACCCTCTCCACGGGCTTCTCAAGGACTTCGATCTTGGTCTCGGGTGTGATCCTGATACCGACGTTGTATCCGCTCTTGACCTTGATGATCAGTACGTCGGGTGCGCTGAACTCGTGGTGGGGCATCAGTGTTCCCACGGAGTTCCTGCCATCCTTGGTGACGGATAACTTGGACCCCTCGACTGCGCCGAGGGCTTCCAGCTGCTTTGAAAGCGAATCTGAGTACATGCTGTTCGGGAAACGATATCCGTGACTGTCTAAAATATATTGCGTGCGCGGGGGCGCTGTGAGAGCTTCCGTACGCAATAGTTACCCTTATTATCAGACAAGGGATATGACCAGACATGCACATAGTCCAGCCCGGAATGGAGATTGACGTTCTGAAAGAGAACGCCAAACTGGCCCACGAAAATTATCGCAAGCTCAAGGAGCACAAGATCAGATCCGTCGATTTCATGGGATCGATAGGTGCGGGAAAGACCGCCCTCATCATCAAATTGGCCGAGAAACTCAGGGCGAAGGGTGTCCGCGTATGCGCCATAGCGGGAGACGTCACCGGAGTGGATGACTACACTAGGTTCGAGAAATCCGGACTGAAGGCATTCAACTGCAACACCAAGAAGGAATGCCACCTGGACGCCCATCTGGTCAGGCACACTCTGGATGAGATAAATCTGGACGACTATGATGTGGTCTTCATCGAGAACGTGGGCAACCTCGTATGCCCGGCTGACTTCCCCCTGGGAACGGATTACAGAGTTGTGGTCATCTCCACCACGGAGGGCGACGACATGGTCAGGAAGCATCACGACATCTTCCTCCATTCGGACATCGCCATCCTCAACAAGATGGACATATGCGATGCGGTCGGTGTGGACCCCGATGTCATCGCAAGCGACTACAACAAGCTCACGGGCGGGCTGAAGAACATCTACAAATGCAGCGTCAGGAAGGACGAGGGTCTGGACGAGATCCTGGCAGCTTTGAATCTCTGAGGGATAGAATGAAGGTATTGGCAGTAGGCGGAGGCGGAAGGGAACATGCGGCAGTGGAAGCACTGTACAGATCTGGAGCGGAGATATACTCTGTCATGAAGAATGCGAATCCCGGAATAATCGCGAGATCGAAGAAGCACCTGCTCTGCAGCGAGAAGGACCTGGACAAGGTCTGTGCTTTCGCCAAGGAGAACGGTGTCGAGCTCGCCTACATCGGACCGGAGGCACCGTTGGAAGTTGGGATCGTCGATGCTCTCGAGGCAATCGGCGTGAAATGCGCAGCACCCACGAAAGCGGCCGCAAGGATAGAGACCTCCAAGACATTCATGAGGGAACTCGTGGACAAGTACAAGATCGAGGGCAACCTGGGATTCGCCCACTTCGACAACGCAAAGGATGCCGAGGCATACCTGAAGACCATCGACCACGAGATCGTTGTCAAACCCGTAGGACTCACAGGCGGTAAAGGGGTCAAGGTCCAGGGAGAGCACCTGCACAACATGCAGGAGACCATGGAATACATCAACGAGATCTTCGATGCGAACATCGGAGGAGCCGGTGTCATCCTCGAGGAGAAGGCCGTCGGTGAGGAGTTCACGCAGATGGCATTCGTCGACGGTAAAAAGATCGTCCCCATGCCCCTCGTGCAGGACCACAAGAGGGCCTACGAAGGCGATGTAGGGCCGAACACCGGAGGAATGGGCTCCTACAGCGACAACGACCATCTCCTACCCTTCATAACGGCTTCCGAAAGGCAGGCTGCCATCGAGATCATCCAATCCGTCATCGATGCGATGGCAAAGGAGGGATGCCCCTACCGCGGACCCATCTACGGACAGTTCATGCTCACCGTGAACGGACCGAAGATCATCGAGTTCAACGCAAGGTTCGGAGACCCCGAGGCGATGAACGTCCTCACCGCTTTGGAGTCCAGCTTCCAGGACATATGCTGGCAGATGGCAACTGGAACACTGAGAGACGATGTGAAGTTCTTCAACAAGGCGACCGTCTGCAAGTACATCGTACCCAAGGGATACGGGGTGAAATCCGAATCCGGACACGAGATCACGGTTGACGAGGAAGGAGTGAAGAATTCCGGTGCAGTGATCTACTACGCCAACGTGGACCAGAAGGACGGTAAGCTCGTCACAGGAACATCCAGGTCCATCGGGGTAGTCGGTATCGGAAAGGACATAGAGGAGGCCGAGCAGAACTGCGAGAAGGCGGTACAGTACATCAAGTGCGATGCCATCTTCATGCGTCACGATATCGGCACCAGGGCCCTCGTCCAGAAGAGGGTCGACCATATGAAGGAACTCCGTTCGGCATGAAGAGGGTCGTCGTCAAGATCGCCTACCTGGGCGAGGGTTTCAACGGTTCGCAGATACAGCCCACCGGAAGGACTGTTGAGTCGGAAGTCCTGAACAAGCTCATGCTTGTGACCAAGCTGACACCTGGAGAACTCGATCTGAAATTCTCGAGCCGCACAGACAGGGGAGTGAACGCACTCGGCAACGCGATTAGCTTCAACTCTATGTTCACCAACAATTCCACCCTGCTCAGAGCCCTTAACGCTGTGGGCGGGGACATCTTCTTCAGATCCGTCTGCGACGTACCCGATGATTTCAACGTACGCTTCGCAACTAGTAGGGTGTACAGATACATTCTCCCCGCCGAAGGCCTTGACATAGACCTCGCACTGGAATGCGCAGAGATATTCCTGGGAGAGCACGATTTCGCCAGGTTCTGCAAGCCCGATAACAAGCCTACGGTGGCGAATGTGGAAAGGATCGACATAGACGTGCGCGGGGACATCATGATCCTGGAATTCGAAGCACGCTTCTTCCTATGGAATATGATCCGCAGGATAGTGGGCGCCATCGCTTCAGTAGCCGGGGGAATACATGACCTTGATGACGTCCACAGAGCTTTGGATGACCTCCAGGAGATAAACTTCGGTGTGGCAAGACCAGATGCACTCACGCTGTTGGATGTAAACTATGATTGGCTTTCATTCGAAGAGGTCGACAAATCGTTGTTTGAGGAGAGGAAAACAGAGGAATCCTTCGTTCAGGACCTCCGCAGAACATTCTTCGAATCGTTATGAAAAAGGGGCAAAGCCCCTAATTGGTTTATCAGTTGGGGACAACCTGAGCAAGCATGTAACTGAACGTTACATCCTTGGATGTGTCATTCAACGTTATGATGGCATCAGAACCAGAAATACTGATTGAGATATCCTTCGTGAATAATGTGATAATGTAAAGGTAATTATCTCCAATATCCATCGTAATTGTATTGTCTTTGACACCAACAGTTGCAGTGCCTCCTGCAGGCGAGACACGAATCTTGTTATCAGAATTCAGATTGTACTCCCAAGCCTTATCGATGTTGGTTCCTGACGGCTCCAGATTGAAATGGAGTATCTTGGTAAAGGTATTGGCTGACTGAACGATCAGCTTAGGTTGATCGGCAGATTCCCATTGTGCGTACAGCTTGGTTCCGAGCATGACATTTGCGTTGGGGCCGTAGCTGGTTCCGGATCCATCCTTCTTATCGTTGTATCCTGTGCATACGTATCCGTCGCGTGTGAACAGGTTGTTGCCCAAGACCACAGTGCTTGTGCTCTTGATCATATCTCCCTCACTGGAAGTTCCGCCGTTTGCGTAGTAATAGACGTACTCCTTGTCATCGCCACCGCCGTTGCTGAACATTACTGCACAGCCTGCGACTGCGATAAGGGCTACTGCAACAACAGCGATGATCGCGATTGTTTTGTTGTCCATTTTTATTCCTCCTGGCGATTGATTGCCAAGTATCGTTAAGTCTGCAGGGCGCTATTAAAATTCAGTGGCCCAGATATCGGACGATCCGTTATTGTGGTAAAAGGAAAAGATCCTGCGGGAGACCCGCAGGCGGAAGGTTGCCCTCCCTTGATTTTTAAGGTTTTCAGCGCCTTGCCTTAGGCTTACCGTAGTTCTTGATAGGCCTGCGGTAGATGACGACAGCCCAGACGATGAGGGCGATGAGGATGATGAACGCCAGGACGACAACGAGTGTGTAGTTGTTGTCCTCAGTGTAGAACGTGTGCACCTCATCGAGACCTTTGATCATGGACGTTCCTCCGACAGCCTGGACACTGAATGTGTGCGCTCCGGGCTCGGGGTCCGCGATCCAGTCGTAGGAGACAGTTCCGGTTCCGTCAGCGGAAAGGGAAATGGTCTTGTAACTGTCATCGATCCTCTGGCCGTCCACGTAGAAGTAGACTCCGAACTCCTCGAGGTTCAGGGTGACATCCTCAGCCTTCAGGTTGACCTTCAGGACTATGGGGTTGACTGCCTTGAACACGTACTCGGAGGTGGTCTTCTTCTCGCCATCCACGGTGAAGTCAACGGAGAGTGTATACTCCCCGACCTTGCTGGGCACGCTGACCTTCAGGGTCTGCGAGACACCGCTGTCGAGACTTCCTACCGAGGGTGAGACGGCGTTGGCCTGTGCGTTACCGGACTTGTCGACGACCTTGGCAGAGTACTTGATGTCCTTGCCGACGTCGGCCTCGTCTGCGGTGAACTTGATGTCGAAGTCTTCACTGGTGGAGACCTTGTAGACGTTTGTTCCGTCATGGGTGATCTCTCCCGTGGCTGCGTCGACGCCTGCGGGCACGAAACAGAGTGCTGCCAGGGCCAGCAGGGCGACAATTCCGAATGCTACTTTATTCATCTGCGTGAGAACACACCCCCTCTCTTGGAGCCCATCCAAACAATGAGGATGAGCAGAAGGATGCTCACTCCGAGTATGAACCATACTCCGAGCGGAATTCCGGACTTCTGGTCCACTGCAGTGTCTCCGGACACTGTCATGGATTCGACCTCGACGTCTATGGTGGAAGGACTGATCGTCACGGATCCACCGGTGACGTCCGCGTTGACGGTGATCGAGGGCGCCTTGTCCATGTCTCCTCCGATCTTCATTACCTTGGCGTAGATGATGGTGGTGGACTGGGCTGCGATTATGAACTCGCTTCCGCTGTGCTCGATGTACTCGCCGTTCTGTGTCATGAGTGCGACATTGTATCCAGCCTCGGTGGTGACATCGATCTTGATACGGTCTGTCTGTCCCTCGTTGACGAAGGTCAGTGCGTACATGTACTCTGCTCCGGACAGCTTGTCCTTGTTGTCGCAGTCTGCCGCGGTCTTCATCGTGATGGACGACTTGTTGTCCCAAGTGGCTCCGTTCAGGACCTTCAGGGTCAGGCTGGAGCTTCCGTTGAAGTCGGATACAATGACCGACATTCCGACGGATCCGATTCCGGTTCCGTTAGGCTCGTAGGCTCCCTCGACGACGACCTCTTCCACGCTGTTCGCGGGGATGATGACCTGTACGACCTTATCGAGGACAAGGGCCGTTCCGGATGTCACTGCGTATGCCTTGACGGTATCGGTGTTGTTGTAGATCCTCAGACCGATCTTGGCCTTTCCGTCGTGGAACTCGGATGCGATGATGCATGCATCGAGATCGCCGTCAAAGTCGGCCACGGACTGGTTGGAGTACACGGGGATGTTCACGGTCTTGCTGCTGAAGTCTGTGACCTCGAGGTATCCCTCGAATCCGAACTTCTGGGATGCGATGGTCTTGGTCACTTCGGCGTAGAAGTCCGCAGATGTTACGGTCTCGGGGAGATCCACTGTGAATGCTCCGCTCTTGACCTCTGCAACGACCTTAACATCTCCGTTGTAGAGCACTGTGACCTCTCCGTCAGCGATGGCGCTGACGAATCCCTTGATCTCGTTGACCCTTCCCTCGGTCTTCATGTCCATGGATGCGGGTGCGCTGCCTCCCTCTGCGATGTAGAGGTATCCGTTCTTCATGTAGCCGGTGCTGGGGTTCTTCGTTGTGAGGAAGTACTCGCAGTCGTACTCGAAGTAGTAGATACCGTCCTTGTTGTAGTCGCTGTGGGATTTCTCTCCGGTGATCTCGAGATCGTCGAGTTCGTACTTGTCGATCTTGACGCCGTATACCTCGATGACGTTGAGTCCGTCGAAGACGGTCTTTCCGGGGTACACGTAGATGGTACCGTCGAAGTAGTATCCTGTGTTAGCGTTGATCTTCGCTGTGTACTGACCGGGTGCAAGCTCGGTAGGTCCGATGATCGTTGTCTCGGTCTCCTCTCCGTAGGGCTTGATGGTGATCGTGTAATCGTTAGCGATGGTGTGCTTGACGAGCTTCTCCTTCGCGATGGTGATGGTCGCGGTGACCGCTGAGGTTCCCTTCTCGAAGTTGTAGTTGAGTCCGGTAGCCTCGAATGCATCGTTGGAGATTGATCCGTTGTTAGCTATGACGGAGAGTCCGGTAGCCTCGACGGGTATTGCGAACGTTGCCTTTCCGGTCGTGTCGGTGACTGCGGGTACCGTCCATACGGTGGAACCGTAGCTCATCGTGACGCAGATCGGTGTGAAGGGCAGTCCGACGTTGGACTTGCTGGTTCCGCTTGCATACTGGTATGTGGCGGTGACCTTCCTTCCGTTCTCGAGCTCGAGGGCTCCGAGATCGGTGTCGCCCTTGACGCTGGCGTTTCCGAGGTAGACCCTGTTGCTGTCGGTGTATGCCCAGATCTTGTAATCCTTGGCGGGCAGCATGATCGCGAACTTTCCGTCCTTGTCGGTCTTGGCGGTGAACATCATATCAGAGTCGTAGAATGTGACGCTTCCCTCGGCCTCGATGCTTCCTGAGACCTTGTATGCCTTGGCGGTGTTGAGGGTCACGCTGCTTCCGGACTTGTACTCGGCCCAGTAGACGTTGCTTGCATCGACACCGTAGATAGTGAATGCATACATCTGCGCTCCGATGGAGGTGGGCAGGTACATCTTGTCTCCCTCGACTGTGATACTGAAGTTTCCTCCGTATGCTGTCAAAGGTGTGTCGACGGGGTTGGTGATTGTTACCTCGTTGGCCTCGTAGGCTGTGATGCTGACGGTCCTGTTGGTGTTGAGGATGAGCGATGTCGTACTGGCGCAGACATATCCGTCGGTGAGGGACACTGTGTAGGTTCCTCCGGCAGGCACTGTGATGACTGCCTTTCCGTCCTCGATGGCCGCGGAGTACTCGAGGTATGTCGTTGCGTTCATGGCGACGACGGTTCCGCTGGCGACGCTGTTTCCGAAGTAATCGGTGACAGTGGCGGTAATCGTGTAAGTCTTGGGGGAGATCATCAATGCGGGATTCTCTCCTGCGTAGAGTGTGACGGTTCCGCTGGCGACGGTGGCTGCAGTATCGTCGATGAGCTTGTAGCTGTACTGTCCGGGAGCGATGTGGATGTAGTTACCCTCTCCGTCCGTTGCGACTGCGGAATTCACGATTCCGAAGACGGAATTGACGTATGCCTTGAAGTCGCCCTTCTCGAGCACATACTTGTACTTGCTGTAGTCGATGTTGTCTCCGACGGTGATCACTGCCTTGAACTTGGCGGACTCCACCTGGACTCCTGCCGCTGTGGTGGTGGTCTGGAGGTCGACGTTTCCGCTCTTGAATGTCACCATGTAGTAGTCGTTGGGCACCTGTACGGTGAAGTTTCCGTCCTTGTCGGTCTTGGTCTCGGAGTAAACTGTAGTGGCTTCGTATTTGGAGTTGAAGCTCGTGACCTGAACGGTGATTCCGTCGAGGGGCTCGTTGTACTCGTTGACGACCTTGGAGCTGTACGTGGCGGATCCGAATCCGATTCCGGAGTACTCGTAGAGGATCATGGAGGACAGGTAGTTGATGGTTCCTCCGTTCTTGGACTGGAGCTCAACTGCCTTGTCGTGTGTGACGTAATTCCATCCGTCGTCCTCGCTAGTGGCGTTAGCCTTCTCGTTGTACTTGACATACCAGCTGACGATGTTGTATCCGGCCAGTCCGTATCCGGGCATGGTCTTGACGGTTCCGTTGCTGGAGGCCAGGTCGTAGAGGTACGAGAAGGATGATGTGTATCCCATGTACTCAGGGGAGGGTCCGATAAGGGCCTTCCACATGAATGTGTCGTAGAGGGCATCTGTGGCCATCGCGGGATAGTAGTTCGAGTAATATGTAATGAGGGAGTAGAACTGGGTTGCTGCTCCGTAGCTGTCGGTGGAATAACCGGCGAAGTATGCCATGGTGGAGAGCGAGTCTCCGTCGCCGTATGCGAGAGGTACCATGGATCCGTCGACGAGGTAGTATCCGATCCTGTCGCTGGACTGTCCGCAGACACTGTCGTATGCGTCCATGATCGCAGCGGTGCTCATCGTATCCGTGATGAGTTTGGTTGTGACGAGGTAGACTGCATTCTCCTCCATTACATCGGAGTTGATGTTTCCGTAGACGGATGTGTCCTTGAGGACCTCATCGACCGCGGAACTGGGGTCGTCGATGTACGCCTTGATCTCAGCGTAGAGACCGGGGTAATCCTGGAATGCCTGTGCGAAGTTGGAGTCGGTGTTGGCGCAGATCACACGGATGATCTGGGCTGCCGTTGCTCCGGCCGCTCCTTCAGCCAAGTAGATCTGGGCTGCTGCGGATGCTCCGTCACCGAATCTGTCGTTGACGGTGCTGTAACCGGCCGCTTCGACGTCGGCTGCTGTGTTGATCCAAGTGAGGACTGCGCTGTCATCGTCCATGAGCTTGAGGTCATCGTAGATGTAGGACATGGGGTATGACTCGCCGGTCTCGATTGTATATGTGGTGTTTCCGTATGCGAAGTATCCGTAATCCTCATTGCTGGAGATTCCTGCATCGACTGCGTAGACTGCTCCGGGCAGGATGACGAGGAATGCTGCGACCAGTACTGTGAGGAGGGGTACGGGCTTGATCATCTTTCTGAAGAGTCCGGGGAATCCGGCGTTCTTCATGCTTGCCCAGTATGCTTTGAGATCTACCCTGGACAGGATCTCGAAGATGACGATCGAAGAGGCCAATGCGAAGACAGGTCCTGCGACGACTGCTGCCCCGTAGGAGGTCCATGCGAAAAACCAGGGGACGAGGAGGAGCATCACGAGGAACAGCTGCTTGTGGGAGCGGTCCTTCCTTGCGTATACGTAGAATTCGTAGAGTCCCAGTGCGAAGGGCATCCACATGAGGAGCCATCCGTAGTATGAGGACATTGTAGAGATGGAAACACTGGTTCTAGCCAGTTCATCCATGAGGGGGTTGATGTAGGCATCATTGCCCACGAGGAGCGCTGTGCAGAGGTCAGAATCGATGAAGAAGAGGATGACCGCCACTGCTGCGAACGCTACGATGAATGCGGGGATCGTGAAGATCCAAGGCTTGCTTGAAACTGCCCTGAACAGGAATC of the Thermoplasmata archaeon genome contains:
- the purD gene encoding phosphoribosylamine--glycine ligase, with protein sequence MKVLAVGGGGREHAAVEALYRSGAEIYSVMKNANPGIIARSKKHLLCSEKDLDKVCAFAKENGVELAYIGPEAPLEVGIVDALEAIGVKCAAPTKAAARIETSKTFMRELVDKYKIEGNLGFAHFDNAKDAEAYLKTIDHEIVVKPVGLTGGKGVKVQGEHLHNMQETMEYINEIFDANIGGAGVILEEKAVGEEFTQMAFVDGKKIVPMPLVQDHKRAYEGDVGPNTGGMGSYSDNDHLLPFITASERQAAIEIIQSVIDAMAKEGCPYRGPIYGQFMLTVNGPKIIEFNARFGDPEAMNVLTALESSFQDICWQMATGTLRDDVKFFNKATVCKYIVPKGYGVKSESGHEITVDEEGVKNSGAVIYYANVDQKDGKLVTGTSRSIGVVGIGKDIEEAEQNCEKAVQYIKCDAIFMRHDIGTRALVQKRVDHMKELRSA
- the gatD gene encoding Glu-tRNA(Gln) amidotransferase subunit GatD yields the protein MYSDSLSKQLEALGAVEGSKLSVTKDGRNSVGTLMPHHEFSAPDVLIIKVKSGYNVGIRITPETKIEVLEKPVERVRKETPVEFQKGLPKLVLIGTGGTIASYVDYRTGAVHPALSTSDMVNAVPEIREIANVDATVLFSIFSENMDVDHWQQLADEVKKQIDNGADGIIIPHGTDTMGYTAAALSFMLGDVPKPVVLVGAQRSSDRPSSDASSNLMACARFCVKGKKSGVYVIMHDTSGDDSFAVHIGTRVRKMHTSRRDAFHSINVLPVAHIDKDGKIDMHIEGHDVTSGEVTVKNAMEKSCVLLQYYPGMDPALFEDIFMKSKGIVIAGSGLGHVNSNMVPLLKKACDNGTVIVMTSQCLNGRTNLNVYNTGRDMLSAGVITVWDMLPETAYVKLMWALANTSSPEEAKKVMMTPLAGEMSDRRTIDV
- the truA gene encoding tRNA pseudouridine(38-40) synthase TruA, producing the protein MKRVVVKIAYLGEGFNGSQIQPTGRTVESEVLNKLMLVTKLTPGELDLKFSSRTDRGVNALGNAISFNSMFTNNSTLLRALNAVGGDIFFRSVCDVPDDFNVRFATSRVYRYILPAEGLDIDLALECAEIFLGEHDFARFCKPDNKPTVANVERIDIDVRGDIMILEFEARFFLWNMIRRIVGAIASVAGGIHDLDDVHRALDDLQEINFGVARPDALTLLDVNYDWLSFEEVDKSLFEERKTEESFVQDLRRTFFESL
- the hypB gene encoding hydrogenase nickel incorporation protein HypB; translation: MHIVQPGMEIDVLKENAKLAHENYRKLKEHKIRSVDFMGSIGAGKTALIIKLAEKLRAKGVRVCAIAGDVTGVDDYTRFEKSGLKAFNCNTKKECHLDAHLVRHTLDEINLDDYDVVFIENVGNLVCPADFPLGTDYRVVVISTTEGDDMVRKHHDIFLHSDIAILNKMDICDAVGVDPDVIASDYNKLTGGLKNIYKCSVRKDEGLDEILAALNL